One window of the Scylla paramamosain isolate STU-SP2022 chromosome 22, ASM3559412v1, whole genome shotgun sequence genome contains the following:
- the LOC135111827 gene encoding loricrin-like, whose amino-acid sequence MWCTCGWRRSRTGGAPAGGGGQDRSWPSIRRRWVTIGGGTPAGGGGAEQEVVHQRPALGHDRRCTSGLWWARTVGGAPAASGEALQEVVHQRPAAGKDRSWCTSGRRRGRTGSGSQAGGGGAGRRWYISGRRRDRTGGASAGGCGAGQEVVHQRAVEVQDTRWRSSGRHRSRTGDGTPAAGSGALQV is encoded by the coding sequence ATGTGGTGCACATGCGGGTGGCGTCGGAGCAGGACAGGAGGTGCACCAGCGGGCGGCGGCGGACAGGACAGGAGTTGGCCCTCCATCAGGCGGCGGTGGGTCACGATAGGAGGTGGTACACcagcgggcggcggcggggcagAACAGGAGGTGGTGCACCAGCGTCCGGCGTTGGGGCATGATAGGAGGTGCACCAGCGGGCTGTGGTGGGCCAGGACAGTAGGTGGTGCACCAGCTGCCAGCGGCGAGGCACTACAGGAGGTGGTGCACCAACGGCCGGCGGCGGGGAAGGACAGGAGTTGGTGCACcagcgggcggcggcggggcagGACTGGAAGTGGTTCACaagcgggcggcggcggggcagGAAGGAGGTGGTACATcagcgggcggcggcgggaTAGGACAGGTGGTGCATCAGCGGGCGGCTGTGGGGCAGGACAGGAGGTGGTGCACCAGCGAGCGGTGGAGGTGCAGGACACGAGGTGGCGCAGCAGCGGGCGGCACCGAAGCAGGACAGGAGATGGTACACCAGCGGCCGGCTCCGGGGCACTACAGGTGTAG
- the LOC135111828 gene encoding uncharacterized protein LOC135111828, whose translation MPPAPAPPPVLVCRQPPVHHLSYPPPPAGAPALVTPSLPPASAPPVLPRRRPLVHHLFYPAAPHRCTTSSPVPPEPLVHHHLSCPAGAKWYTNSFSATALAAGAPPPVLPRRRPLVHHLLSCPSAACLCTNSYPAPPPTAGTGAGETPGG comes from the exons ATGCCGCCcgctcctgcaccaccacctgtcctggtCTGCCGGCAGCCGCCAGTGCACCACCTGTCATACCCGCCTCCGCCCGCTGGCGCGCCAGCTCTTGTCACGCCAAGTCTGCCGCCTGCAAGTGCACCACCTGTCCTACCCCGCCGCCGCCCACTGGTTCATCACCTGTTCTACCCAGCCGCCCCCCACAGGTGCACCACCTCAAGTCCTGTTCCGCCGGAACCTCTAGTGCACCACCATCTTTCTTGCCCCGCCGGCGCCAAATGGTACACCAACTCGTTTAGTGCCACGGCGCTGGCCGCTGGTGCACCACCTCCAGTCCTGCCTCGCCGCCGCCCGCTGGTTCACCACCTCCTGTCCTGTCCCTCTGCCGCCTGCTTGTGCACCAACTCCTATCCTGCTCCACCGCCAACCGCTG GTACAGGTGCAGGGGAGACCCCCGGTGGGTGA
- the LOC135111787 gene encoding four-domain proteases inhibitor-like, with protein MRHFILLSAVVVMVAAMPGVKDSSCSSHCFVVKKQTRVCGSDNNIYNNLCALDYQKCSDATLTRLDEAACKKLLREKRCRQTCVQTNPIILCGADGMLYSDCELEAKRCNEPDFQADDNLKACPGHHPEGKSKEVLVRNLKMTSVEQTGMGMKGKVLDINDMPPVTPVN; from the exons ATGAGGCACTTTATTCTGCtgtcggcggtggtggtgatggtggcagcgaTGCCCGGTGTAAAGG ATTCAAGTTGTTCCAGCCACTGCTTTGTTGTGAAGAAACAGACGCGCGTGTGTGGCTCTGACAACAACATCTACAACAACTTGTGCGCATTGGACTATCAGAAATGCAGCGATGCAACACTCACTCGACTTGACGAAGCGGCCTGCAAGAAACTgctgagag AGAAAAGATGCCGGCAGACCTGTGTGCAAACCAATCCGATTATCTTGTGTGGCGCTGACGGCATGCTGTACAGCGACTGTGAGCTGGAAGCCAAGCGCTGCAACGAGCCTGACTTCCAGGCTGACGACAACCTGAAGGCATGCCCAGGTCATCATCCAGAAGGCAAGAGTAAAGAAGTGTTGGTCAGGAACCTTAAAATGACCAGCGTGGAGCAAACTGGGATGGGCATGAAAGGAAAAGTTCTGGACATAAACGATATGCCACCAGTAACACCAGTAAATTAG